From the genome of Miscanthus floridulus cultivar M001 chromosome 10, ASM1932011v1, whole genome shotgun sequence, one region includes:
- the LOC136488228 gene encoding protein DMP10-like, whose product MASTSTSTTTPNQLDSKNGNGPKSNTTNQPSKSIDDDSKKKRPIFSKSLGTAAGLSKLLPTGTTLAFQTMAPSFTRGGACEDHDVNFAFTCGLIVFLTLLTAALNFTDSVQGKDGNTHYGIVVLRVWNKIYFVPRC is encoded by the coding sequence ATGGCCTCTACCTCAacctctactactactcctaaccAATTGGACTCCAAGAATGGTAATGGCCCCAAGAGCAATACTACTAACCAGCCGTCCAAGTCCATTGACGACGACTCCAAGAAGAAACGGCCGATCTTCAGCAAGTCGCTGGGGACGGCGGCGGGGCTGTCGAAGCTCCTGCCGACCGGCACCACGCTGGCCTTCCAGACGATGGCGCCGTCCTTCACCAGGGGCGGCGCGTGCGAGGACCACGACGTCAACTTCGCCTTCACCTGCGGGCTCATCGTCTTCCTCACGCTGCTCACCGCGGCGCTCAACTTCACCGACAGCGTCCAGGGCAAGGACGGCAACACCCACTACGGTATTGTGGTGTTGAGAGTGTGGAATAAAATCTATTTTGTACCCAGATGCTGA